tgttcctgctggtcctgctcgttaAAGTATTGGCCTTGTTCAACATCGTACTTCTCACCGTCTACACTTAGATCATCAATACAGCAACACATAAGCATCCACGCAATCATGCACAGAGCAAACAAGAACTATAATTAGAACAGTGCACCAATAgtggaaaaacaagttgaaaagtttataaaactaatctacacatcactacgaacacacatacGCGAGAATCACCGAAATCGGATTTAAAATGGATAAGATTAGATGATTTTAAGCTCTGGATGACAGTTTCATAAATAACACGAACTAAATTAGAATTAAAATAAATAGGATTCGAGATTCATATCACGTCAAGGAGGGCGGGTTAAATTCCAGGAAGCCGAGGGTCTCTTTAACAAAACAGCCGTGAAGGGGTATCGGCTGATCTGAGCCTTTGATCTTGCAATGAGCGGATGAGATTAGATGGGAGGGAATAGAGAGAGGGTGGCCAGCCAGAACAGTACTCCAACGCACTGGTCAGCCATTCTCGGCGGCGAGAAGGTCGCCGGCGCACATGGAAAATGGCCTAGGGCCACAGTTTGACATGGGAAAAGCACACGGAGAAAGAGGAGACTATGGCGAACTCACCAGGGGCCTTTTCGCGAACGGAGAGGGAGAGCAGATGACACGAGGCTCGGTTGGGTGGACGGGAGCTCCTGCATAGGTTTGGCAATGTCGCTTGAGCAACCAAGAATGAAATAGAGGCCCGGAGAGTGCTGGGGAGCTTCATCACCTAGACGCGAAGCTCGACAGTGGGTTACGGACCAAGGAAATGCGGCGGCGTAGCGGACCGAAGTCACGGTGGTGCTGCTAGGCCTTGAGCGGCGCGACGAGCTCAGAATACGGTGACGGCTTCGATTAGGGTTGGAAAAAGAGTGGTGTGTGCACAGGGCTTGGGCTTAATAGAGGTGCAGGTGTGGAGCGCACGCCCAAATCACACGGAATCCTGGCGGATCGACCCCAGGTAGAGTCCGACTCAGTGACGGAGCATGGAAGTGGATGGCACTGACGTGCGGCCCCGGAGTGGCAGTGAGAGAGGGCACGGTTCTTGGCTGGCAGTCGACCAGAGAGGGGAGAAAGGTGAAGGACGGCGATATTGCGCGACGGGTCACGCTGAACGACAGCGCGCGACCCCCACGCATGACCCACTTCCGCATTCTGTTGGATGCGCCCGACCCCCCACGCATGACCCACTTCCATAGTCTGTTGCATGCACCCGCGCCCCGACAGCCTACCACCCATGCCTGACAAGCCTAGCATGTGCCCGCAGCCTGTGGTTCAAGCGTCACGGAAACCAAAAAATAGAAAAGTTTATTTAAATTATTATAACTTTTAAAGGATATATCCGTTTTCAATTATGTTTGCACTGAAATGATCTTTGTGACGAGGCGAACAAAACTAGACCTCACTGGCCTATGTTTCAAAAATTTTATTTTAATAGCAATTTATGTGTTAAAATGTGCTAGGAGATTTATGAAAGTTGTTACCATGAAATACTaaacttgctactccaaaaaTATACTAAAGGTTTTACATGGTATGGGCATCGATTGTTAACATAGGGTacaataaatttgttatatatttaTTTACATAAAGGTACTAACCCCTAAAAAGAGTATCGGACCCAAAATAAAAACAATTCGCAACCTAGAGGGGCAAATTATTAAAATAAACAAAATCTAGGAAACCTGACTTGCTGCCAATTGAGGCATTTATTAAAAAATGAGGGTAGAGATACAAAACAACACAGGCTGCAACCTGAGGGCAAATTATTAGAATAAGCATTGCATAAGCTGTCAACTAGAGGGTCAAGCTATTATAAAACCCATTATATATAAGCCGGGAAATATGAGTAGCTGACAGTTGGAGGGACATTTATTAAAAAGACAAGAGTAGCGACCCAAAATAAGACAAGTTGCACCATGAGAGGCTAATTATTAGAAGAAGCATTGCATAAGGTGCCAACCTGAAGGGTAAGCTATTATACAACTAATAGGTAGGATTTAGGGATGCATTCGAACCTACAAGGGAGACtgaaaactgaaactaaaaaacattaaaaaacttgactgaaaactaaaaaaaaaacttgactgaaaaCTGAAAATAACAAAAAACATTTTACTAAATAAAAGAAACAATGAAAAGATGAAATAATGAAACTAAAAAAAGTATACACAGTAAAAAATGAAACATAAAACTGAAACTGAAATGGGCAACGAAAAATAAAACTGAAATTAACAAATGAGACTAAATGGAAaacagaaattaaaaaaaatgacacCCATAACTCATTAAACTGAAAAGAAAACTACAAAATGAAACTAATAACTCAttaaaataaaaggaaaattgAAAAAATGAAACTCATAACTCACTAAACTAACTAAAAGAATGACCTTGTGTGTGGCAAGTTTAATTTCAAAGCATCTAGCTAGTTATATTTTGAGCAAGTGACAAGCTATTACATAAGTAGCTACTATATGTAGAACATAAGTTACCATTATATAAAGTATATTCCAAAATATAGGCATCATGGGTCTAGTTCTATAGATCTCATCATAAGAAACATAATGGTGCAAATAAAACTAAAAACAGACTAGGTACAAAAAAGTTAACGCATTTTTAAaaggaagaaaacaaaacaaaaaaatgagtGGCGCACTACCAGCTGCAGCAAGTGTCGTATCTGTATCAAAcgggcggctctagagcctctgtaggggcggctacgtCAGCCGCCcctcccagggtgttcctacagagggtgcctctgtaggggcggtttcctgaccgcccctgcagtgtcctctgtaggggcggctggtgttttcagccgcccctacagtgctctctgttggggcggctggtaatatcagccgtcCCTGTAGTGGACCTCTGTAGGGACGCGATGATTTAGATAGAGAAAGAGACTTAGGGATACGAGGCCAATTTGCTCCGAAGAGAAAGAAGAGTGTGCTAAAAAATCACAGTAGGTATGTAAAAATGATGTTTTCATGGACTTGTTTTGTCTTGTTTAGTGGAGCACCATGGCTAGCTACTTTCGTGTACTAGTAGAGTGACCATGGTGCAGGCATATGAGAGGGTGAGGATGCTAGGAGGGTGCAAGAgggtggtggtccaggtgatgctTAGGACATCACCATTTTGAATGGAGGGCCACAAGAAGCATACATCAATATTTGTGGTGCACCGCTGTGAAAGAGGTTGGCATGGTGCCTATGGAGTACTGGTGCCTATGCAGCGCTATCGAAGCATTGTAAAGGGGCAGTGCTCCTACAGGCTCCTTGAGGTAGTTGAGACATTAATGGATCTCGATGGCTTAGCCGGCGAGTGGATAAAATAGTCATGGTGGCAGGCATGACTCATGCAATGACATGTGCTATATAGTGGCATGGAAAAAATCTTATAAAGACCGATATCATTTTACATAATATGATATCTTTTTGGTCATTTTATTTTTTATCAGAAACAGGCAAGTTCTCATTTTGTGATTTTAGCACAGCGGTTCTTACTGTTTGTTCATTAGTTATTAACATATCGTTTCTGGCTTGAATAGACACCTGTGTAGTGGTGTTCTACCTCAAGGTTGAGTTGCTCAATCTTCTTTGTTTTACATTTTAAGGAAATACTTGCATTATAGCTATTATTGGAAAAACAATTTTGACAACAATTAATTATCTTTATTTTGAAGATATTTTATATAAATTGGTAAGGTGTCGCCTCCCAGATCATGTAGatatttttatattttccaaCAAAGAGTGTAAGTAATATGAATGGTCGCCTAGTGATGTTCTTGGCTATTGATGCAAACAATTTTTTCATATTTAATAGAAATATGAAACAAAAACAATATTTCTTAATTTGTGTGTGACAGTGTGTAGGGATATATTATAGTTTGATCATTCTTCACTAAGAGATTTCAAGTATCTAGCATGTTCTTATTTCAGTTTGTTGTTATTGAATTGGTTATATTCATCATAATTTTATACAATTTGATGCATCTTTGCTTAGTGTAGGCTCCTACTAAGAACTAAATCTAACTCTTGCAGATGCCAGGAGTTCTCTCATGTCTCCCAGTGGCATACAAGAAGATTGCTATGGCTAATAGGATGAAGAGTTTGAGAGAAAAACTGAGGAAAATTGAAAAACAAATTGCTATCTTTGACTTCAAAAAGGGCAGTAATACTAATAATGAGCAGCCTTATGATAAACGTGAAACAACATCATATTTGCCCGAAGAACCATTGATTGGAAGGGACGGAGAAAAGCAGGAAATCATAAAGCTGTTATCTGCAAATACCAACAACGATGAGATAGTGATTGTCACTATATGTGGCCTTGGAGGTATGGGTAAGAGTACTTTGGCAAAACAAGTTTACAATGATGCCCAGTTCAAAATGTATGATCATCGTATATGGGTTTATGTGTCCCAAGACTTCAATTTGAACAAAATAGGAAGCTCTATCATTTCTCAACTACCAAGCGAAGGAGGTCCACAAAATATGGGAATACAGCAGGTGATAAACCAATGCCTTGAAAACCTACTCCTAGGCAAGAAGGTTCTGATTGTTTTAGATGACTTATGGGAGGAAAAGATGACCGAGTTGGACAAACTGAGAAGAATGCTTCAGGTCAAGGGCAGTAAGGTAGATGTCGTAGTAACTACACGCAAGGAACAGATTGCAAGGAAACTTTCCACCGGTGAACCATACAAGCTACGACctttggaagatgatatatgtTGGGAAATAATTAAGAGATCTAGCAGGTTTGAACTGAAACCTAACAAACAAAATATGGAGCAAATAGGATTGGATATTGCAAAGAAATGTGGAGGTGTGCCATTAGCAGCTCAAGTAGTTGGATCCTTGCTACAAAAAATAGATGATCTGTCTGGATGGATTGAAATAAATAGCAGTGATATCTGGAATATATCTTCTGAAGACAATGATGTGCTTCCATCCTTGAAATTAAGTTATGAAAGGATGCCACCACAGCTCAGGGTATGCTTTTCCTATTGTTCCATATTCCCCAAAGGCCATAATATTGTCGGAGATGATTTGGCTCAACAGTGGATTGCTCTAGATTTTACGGAGCAATCAAAGGCAAAGGAATATATCAAGCAACTTCTGGGAATGTCCTTTCTTCATGTTTCAAAGTTGCCCTCGGTATGCTACATACAACTTCTGGAACACTACTTTTTCCAGATGATTATAACTATGTTGATTCCTATTGTACGTCATGCTTTCATATAGGCATGTTGCATGCATAACATATACACTATATAGTTGATGGGCCTTGCTAAGGTACACCCTTATGCCTAGCACTTGTGCTGGACCTGGTTCAAGTAATTCACGTTCAAGACCCCATGCCTAGCATGTAAAATAAATAAACAATTTAAATACCAACACGTTCACGTTTCAATTTAAGTAAATAACTAAAATACACCTCAATATTTGTCACACTGAACAAAAAAATACAACTCAAGTTTAGCATCATGGGATAAATGACAACTCCACATAGATCAATGTGTTGAAAAAACAAGACATGTATGTATGGAACAGTCGGCATAGACCAATTAATTAAAAAAACGTTACATGTTATGTTGAGAAACATTCATATATATGCctttgcatgtttgcatgcatgtTAGATCTAATTTATAGATACTTTACCTAAAATTTGGCTTACCTTCCTATTTCTCAAAATAATAAAGTATAGTTCTCTTTTTTGAAGAAACAAAGCACAGTTCTCTTATTAACTGTCAGGAGGTAATATGTAATTACAACCATCCAGATCAACGGTCCATAGTTACTTGGGTGTACCATAGCAAAACCCATAGTAGATAATTAGTTGAATGATTTTTCCCTTATGCATTTCTAGTTGTGGTAAAAAAAACACTAAGTGGCAATATGCTTGCCCGGAAGTACATATTTTATCTAGTCCTAAAAAGCATGATATATACAATCAAATATAGTTATAGGTAATATCATGCAGCATGTAGCTTCACTAAGTACTTTTGTGggtctttttttaaaaaagtacttTTGTGGGTCCCTCTCAAACGACGCTGGGAACATGTCTTGTATTCACCAAACAATCCAGTTCGTGTATCCTTCTTCATTCGGTGGACATTCTGGTGATCCTATTCACAGTGACTTCAACTCGTGCGCCACCTCTGAGCACACTATATGATCCCATGACATTGTTCTTATCTTCCTCCGctatgcatatacacacacgcTATGCATTTGTCACTGTGTGGAGTAGTCACGAATGGTGGCAGTTCATCCTGTAACAATGGGTGGCTGTGGTATGGAAACTATAACCACACTCAACACAGCCCTGTTTTTAGAATCTAACGGACCAACAAAGGTCTAAAGTTCATAAACTGAAGTTTCTTTGGCCATTTCAGCCATACTTCAATGCCCAAATATATGAGCATGTTTATAGGTTGGAACCTGAGAAAATTATTTTTCACTAGTAACATATAAATGAGCATATTTACTAGTAAATCCAACAACCATAACAATTTGGGATGTAGCTGCAGCGCTTCTTGGAGAACTTAATGTTCTTAATCATATTAGTGGAGCTGTTTACATTCTTTGTATTTGTATATAAAAAATTTCTTAATAATGCAAAGAAGAAATTTTATACTTGCATAATTACATATTGTTGTATTCTACTTACTCTGGTAACAAACAATAATTTGTACATATCGTTGTATTTTATACTTCCAATCTAGGCAGTTAGTAGTCCCTAGTGTATATCTTTGATTGGACTTTTGTCTTACAAGCTTAGGATATATAATTATGATGCCCAATTAATTTATGATATAATTGATATTGAAGATTAAATATCATAGACTTAATTACCTCTCTCCATTCTCATAAGTAAACAGGGTTTCCTTGCAGTTTATTTGCATCTGATCGTTGGACTTTACTTCTCTTTATAAAATGTGAGCATTAGTTGACATTTCTAATCAATATTGCTCTATACTTGTCCTTTCAGACTTCTCGAGAGCAAGTGGTGCGGTACACCATGCATGACCTGGTGCACGACCTGGCAAGATTGACAATGGATGACAAGCTAATAGATTTCAACGCACAGCAGAGAAATACACGTGGCCAGAAATATTGTTGCTATTCATTGCTAAAAAATTATGACCAGACAATAAAGTTGGCAAGTATTTTGCCTTCCAAGATTAGGGCACTTCGCTTCTCAGATAGTGGCGAACTGCATATCCAGAGTGGTGCATTTTCATTTGCGAACTGTCTGCGTATTTTGGATTTCAGCGAATGCTCAGGTATATTGTTGCCAGCTTCAATTGGCAAATTGAAGCGACTGAGGTGTCTTATTGCTCCAAGAATGCAAAATGAGAGTCTCCCGGAGTGTATCACTCAGCTAGGAAAACTGCAAAACCTAAACATAAATGGATCTTCTCAGATTTCTGCACTGCCAGAATCAATTGGCAAGTTTGGATGTCTGAAATATCTATGTTTGTCTGGTTGTTCTAGTATATCGAAACTGCCAGAATCATTTGGGGACTTAAAATGTATGGTGCATCTTGACATGTCAGGCTGTTCTGGGATAACGGAACTGGAAGACTGGCTTGGTAAGCTCAGGAATTTGCAGCATCTTGACTTATCTGGATGCTCAAGTGTAAAAGCAATACCTGAACCGTTGTGTGGCCTCACACAACTCCAATATTTGGACTTATCATCTTGTGAATGCCTTGATCGGCTACCAGAAGCTATTGGAAGTCTCATGGATTTACAATATTTAAACATGTCAGCCTGTCACCAAATCAGAGAACTTCCAGAGTCACTGATGAAGCTCCAAAATTTGTTGCATCTAGATCTGTCATTCTGCGCCAGCATGCGGCACCTGGGAGGTGTGCGTGGCCTCACCACACTACAGCACCTGGATATGTCAGCGGTAGGGTTATTTGATATTGGTGTTCAAGATTTATCATATGTTTTGGCAAACCTCACCAATCTCAAATACTTGGGCCTAAGTAATATAATCATGCACGGCAGGGGTAGTTATGTCTTCCCTTATGGGATCGTTGGCCTTACCAATCTGGAGCACCTGGACCTATCTTATAATGATAATATTGCATCTCTTCCAGAAAGTTTTGGTAACCTCAAAAGATTGCATACACTGGATCTTACGAAATGTTATGATCTTAAGTCCCTACCAAAGAGTATAGGTACACTTGGGCTGAAGACTTTATTGCTGGATGGGTGCTCGGATGAACTGCTAGATCAGGCCAGTTCCCTGGTAAATTATTCACTAATATTACCAGTCTTCAGGGTTCGTGCTGATGAGGTCAATGGTTGCAGCAATCTTCATCAACTCGAGAATGTCCATGTCAGTGAGTTAAGAATACGTTCTCTTGAAAATGCAAGGTCTCTAGAAGAAGCAGCTAAAGTTAAGTTGTCAGGCAAACATAATCTGTCCAAGTTAACATTGGCTTGGTCTACTGAGCGTGCGGAACAAATTTTGAAGGACAAAGATTTGTTGGGACAACTAGTGCCACCAAAAGGCCTGAAGCACATGCATCTCCAAGGTTACAACTGTACAAGCTTTCCAGGCTGGCTTATGGATATTTCTTGTTACCTCACAAACCTTGTTTATATTCGACTGCAAGATCTGCCTACGTGTAGCAACCTGCCACCACTTGGACAGTTACGGCACCTAGAAAAGCTGGAGCTCTGTAATTTGCCTGGCATTAAAAGAATCGACAGGGAATTTTGTGGTGGCAAAGGAGCATTCCGTCAATTGACATCCTTCTCCATCTCAAGTATGTTTGGGTTGGAGTGGAATACAACATACTGTGTTGAGGATGGTGTGGAGGAGTTCATGTTCCCTGTGCTGGACCGTCTGGAGATTGAATACTGTCCAAGGTTGAGGTTGAAGCCATGCCCACCAACATTTCGTGATTGCATGATATCTAGGAGCGACCAAGTTATTTCATCATTGGAGGAGGTAGACAGAACCAGTCATCACTGCTCTTCCTCTAGTGGGGCCATCAAATTGGATTTGACACTACGGGGCGACTCCTGCA
This sequence is a window from Miscanthus floridulus cultivar M001 chromosome 10, ASM1932011v1, whole genome shotgun sequence. Protein-coding genes within it:
- the LOC136489463 gene encoding putative disease resistance protein RGA3 — protein: MPGVLSCLPVAYKKIAMANRMKSLREKLRKIEKQIAIFDFKKGSNTNNEQPYDKRETTSYLPEEPLIGRDGEKQEIIKLLSANTNNDEIVIVTICGLGGMGKSTLAKQVYNDAQFKMYDHRIWVYVSQDFNLNKIGSSIISQLPSEGGPQNMGIQQVINQCLENLLLGKKVLIVLDDLWEEKMTELDKLRRMLQVKGSKVDVVVTTRKEQIARKLSTGEPYKLRPLEDDICWEIIKRSSRFELKPNKQNMEQIGLDIAKKCGGVPLAAQVVGSLLQKIDDLSGWIEINSSDIWNISSEDNDVLPSLKLSYERMPPQLRVCFSYCSIFPKGHNIVGDDLAQQWIALDFTEQSKAKEYIKQLLGMSFLHVSKLPSTSREQVVRYTMHDLVHDLARLTMDDKLIDFNAQQRNTRGQKYCCYSLLKNYDQTIKLASILPSKIRALRFSDSGELHIQSGAFSFANCLRILDFSECSGILLPASIGKLKRLRCLIAPRMQNESLPECITQLGKLQNLNINGSSQISALPESIGKFGCLKYLCLSGCSSISKLPESFGDLKCMVHLDMSGCSGITELEDWLGKLRNLQHLDLSGCSSVKAIPEPLCGLTQLQYLDLSSCECLDRLPEAIGSLMDLQYLNMSACHQIRELPESLMKLQNLLHLDLSFCASMRHLGGVRGLTTLQHLDMSAVGLFDIGVQDLSYVLANLTNLKYLGLSNIIMHGRGSYVFPYGIVGLTNLEHLDLSYNDNIASLPESFGNLKRLHTLDLTKCYDLKSLPKSIGTLGLKTLLLDGCSDELLDQASSLVNYSLILPVFRVRADEVNGCSNLHQLENVHVSELRIRSLENARSLEEAAKVKLSGKHNLSKLTLAWSTERAEQILKDKDLLGQLVPPKGLKHMHLQGYNCTSFPGWLMDISCYLTNLVYIRLQDLPTCSNLPPLGQLRHLEKLELCNLPGIKRIDREFCGGKGAFRQLTSFSISSMFGLEWNTTYCVEDGVEEFMFPVLDRLEIEYCPRLRLKPCPPTFRDCMISRSDQVISSLEEVDRTSHHCSSSSGAIKLDLTLRGDSCIRLFHHFPLLRELIIFGYHLTNVPESMRHLTSLESLTLQCGDSISALPEWLGDLSSLKSLVIIDCYSITSLPPCIQHLPKLQKLEIRYNQELKEWCESEENKANLAHINVVVFEEEEEKEEEEEAEEEEEEEEERGRGRGRGRGA